A region of the Candidatus Brocadia sp. genome:
TCTCAACAGCGAGGTTGCCAATGAAATCGTTCTCTTTTGTTCAAGTTAACTGCTAATGTCAGCGGTACTGTCGATTCCATTTGAAATAATTTGTTATCAGCATCAGGCCTGATAATGATCCTGTATTTCATCGTTTACTCACAATCCTTTTATAAACATTATAATAAATACTTGAATTTTGCAGAGTTTCGCATAAAATCAGTTTAGTTTTTATCATGTTTTAGTCAAGGAGAAAATGAATAAGTGAGAGGTCTCATACAAAGTAATCCAAGAACTCGCTATGAAAATTCACGAAATTAAAATCCGCGTTCGTTATCAGGAAACCGACCAGATGGGTATTGTCTATTACGGCAATTTTTTCATCTATTTTGAGATGGGCCGGACGGAATATTTGCGAAATCTTGGATTGCCGTATTCAGAATTGGAGAAAGAGCATATCTACTTTCCCGTTACCGAGGCCCACTGCCGGTTTCGTTCTCCCGCTCACTATGATGATATTCTCATTATTCAGACCTGGATTTCTGAACTGAAGCATGCCACAGTAGAATTTAACCATAAAGTAATTTGCGAGGGTGATAACAAACTCGTCGTTGAGGGTTTTTCAAGGCTCGCCTGCCTCAATGCCAACCGTAAGCCAATCCCTATGCCTGAAAAGCTGAAAAGGCTTTTGCAGGAGGGAGAAAAGGAATAAAGTAGGAAGAAGACAGATAGTGAGCGAACGAGACAAAAGATGTCAGTCCAACAATGGAATCGACATGCCTTGGGTTTTAAGGAATACATCATTCAATCATCATAAAAGCAGGAGATACAATTTATGAAAAAACAAATTATCATAACTTTTTTTATTATGAGCATTACTTTACTGCTTGTTACACCTGTTTACTCGGGCTGGAAACCATCAGCAGAAGATGAACCGGTAAAAGGCCAATTGTCGGTGAATACTCCGACAGAAAAAGTTATCAGGAATTTTAAATCTCACTACCCACATTTGACGATCTATTTTGAAAAAGCTTATGGTTACGCGGTATTCCCCACTATTACAAAAGGTGGCTTTGGTATTGGGGCAGCCCATGGTACTGGTGAAGTGTACGAGAAGGGCGAATTTATCGGTACTGCAAGCATGACACAGGTGACTGTCGGTGTCCAGTTTGGCGGGCAAAAATATAGTGAAATTGTATTTTTTAAAGACAAAGAAACTCTTGATGATTTCAAAAAGGGAAACTTCAAGCCCGGTGCACAGGCCTCTGCTATTGCTTCAACAGCCGGTGTTTCAACAGATGCTGATTATGATCATGGTGTGGCAATCTTCACCTTGTCCGAAACTGGTTTAATGTTTGAGGCGACGGTGGGAGGACAGAAGTTCGATTTTAAACCAAAGTAGGATGATAGCGTTCATGGGTTTCGGTGGGGGATACACCGTAACATCATGACGGTGCATTATAAGAAATTTTCATAACAGATTAAAACAGTTTTTCTATTTGGCCTGCATACAATATTGTATTTTTTGCTTGACAAAAATATCATTTGTGTCTATTTATACGTATACTTCGATAAGGGCAAACTCTGGGTGATCAGGGGGCGCAAAGTAAAAGGGTCTTAAACTTACAGGGAAGTAAGGAAAGAAAAGATAGCCTTACTGCCGAAGATGTGTTTACAAAACATCCTGGCAGTAAGGCTTTTTTTTAAGGAGTTTTGCCCATGCGTTTACTATTTTCCATAGCAGGTGTCTTGTTTATTGTTTTTCTGACCTCCGGTTCTCCTTTTGCGATTGGGAAAGAGCAGAAAGATTCTGATATGGTTATTTATGAATATGGTGAAAGGGTGCTTCAGGATCTAAATCATCAGTATGATACAGGTCTATTGAGAGAGTGTATGGGGTTTTATCTGGATAACCAACAGTATGATAGTCCACAGGGAAGCTACAATAAGGCTATTCGTCTTGGTTATCAAATCGTCAACATTGATCGTAGGGATATTGACACGTATACGACTGTGGCCTGGCTTTTGTGGTCTAAATGGGTGTGTTGGACCAAAAAGCCAGATGGAATGCCTGATGGTGAGGGAAAGGCTGATGAAGCTGTCGAACTTCTGAATTGGGGAAAACAGTGGAACCCCAAATCTGCACTTTTTTATAAAGAGTCAGCGGATACGATATGGCCGCTAGCGAAATATTATCGGGCAGATCTTTACGATTTTGTAATCGAAAACTATCGAAAAGCAGATCTTTTAGCGAGAGGAAATGACCTTCTAAAAGTCCGGGTTCGTTTGAACCTTGGCCATATCTATCGCCAAATTGGCAAAAAAAAACCGGCTATG
Encoded here:
- a CDS encoding acyl-CoA thioesterase yields the protein MKIHEIKIRVRYQETDQMGIVYYGNFFIYFEMGRTEYLRNLGLPYSELEKEHIYFPVTEAHCRFRSPAHYDDILIIQTWISELKHATVEFNHKVICEGDNKLVVEGFSRLACLNANRKPIPMPEKLKRLLQEGEKE